From Firmicutes bacterium CAG:345, the proteins below share one genomic window:
- a CDS encoding bacterial group 3 Ig-like protein (product inferred by homology to UniProt), giving the protein MRKKINKKKLVLLSLPIVTATLALASCNNKQPSSSSTSSSSSTSKPSTSSSSSSSTSSSVLPDVESVVITGSGENIVSRKQSLQLTATVVGSTEDKSVTWTSSSDKVLVSADGLVEVKDVQIADSVAVITATSNADSSKKAELSITIKASEIVIGKTDTSVEIKDREVVDFDFKTLFSLTVDGDSFPVTDDMLDYSDVQEKEGYYTVLCSYGGQNAFLTIHVSKTVYVVTSSVENVTLKVKEVADYNFKDLFVVSIDGEKTDISDEMVTSDVKAEVGTYSYTVTLGDTSKTIVVEVIEDHVIDVVNSYKTKTITLSEVENFDATELFSLTVDGVAKKVTANMIDVSGLKAEEGKYLVTLTYKEDSTVVTSSVEVVVVADHELALSGKNVTIYPNSERLDVTSLFSLKIDGVEHNELISLLDITGSIDYSRLGENTLTLNYGGKTATAVVTIATGAHLEVTKSDVIIIKKGTSMDEYSFNNDVILISNGQRFVVANRYIDTSKVDFSAAGSYEVVVKVPYTQGSTTEDVTLVLTYVVRQNIFDIRINQEVIDGTKDLSDNDILSAITVTVNNIKQSLYTDKDQVTNNLTTYVEIDKSKVDFSKSGIYPVTLKVYIDGKDSENPTEVLLSINVVSNVTLSVDNSAKNYVFEGDVFDPTTLFTIKEGEESVFVTRDMIEGKVDVFTPGCYTLKLIYKGEQIEKNVFVVSKDFLGTYKTNMRGTTTTDTSGDDEDEATSTTTTINRTFVFDGNASDDVTSISAVDENTLLIRYLSNDFYFTQENGIAVLLPVNRLNMKFNENNRQYIFAKTDVYTLLGKLTFNTSSEYVVDNSSPCTSIDVLVLRNAAGEKVYYGLVTELAEHTSADFYYRHSFGKVTFSEDFDLSVGSKGTVKVNDYSMYVVMNDAVTGKRTDKETTTKKYTGTYQGTVDNKQASLEITASNGVSLYVDGKEVADLSISNINSLKFGGYDYVNDKLFIYDTNNYEFAYKINLNTADNTFTVDEKDGYQGLFVKDNLKVFLDGYGTGIVKASSSYADAVNINYVYKSGLIEVTYVNVRPSFKYGSRMSLFMDSYKNSVVIADSDYLPYVKMELESQYVSQGAKVSISDYEINMLPIKEDAIDELISKFTITTAEGTVKNVDDYLDYSLVDFTKAGFYLVSLTMDINGNPVVKYYTFEVLAPLYENNPVVGEYINASSSSYTLSIDKFGTATFKYSSSSYTGKVNINADYTFETVLTKVGGTATVTVSGSMTVEGALVIKLSGDKSHDQRLYLDQNAVTTGNSRTTIIKSFTRNGVTTYIYCTSETDLGEIAEVKFLNDKTTLEKGAILEVTSANHHAIVRVENLGNNYSGLTLAGDERGSYSNGNDSLTLDGFGLTSSTRGVATLGSTSYDYYVSTTGSNLIVLCNSGTSTVSGYVVIDKEANTYTSLEKKFESLAYGKVSYSSVDTSTTSDHYLSIDEYGVGTYYYGSTKYVGNITSVDALGNMVFEGRYVSYSTKKTITVTLTKLGDYIYQTSVVTVSGTSTSSPVTSYIIPTSAKRESYLGYENANYLTHYVLNDKDIFLFFKTSSASPLACKVTLLNDLLYTEKGALIKVTNLDESEVYISKAMITKSTSNTRIGYLPASALAGTYTCGDTTFTIDGFASIKANTTGVITMNDVVGTYEMITEKVIRATVGENTYVYTLESNNVATAVSDTSYQGTLLGTFSWLSSSSAVHAFTVDKYGIIKCEIGSTTYIGMLPSGYSEGELTVTLTEVGSAYGSTKKLVVDILSDDILTINEGSSSYFYIKEGTTGKLYANVSSSSTIIYEVTKGSDKFYLYAPSDGKVTSAISTLVKQSDSKVELGEVGAIFAINYGNESLVFKLASAGKLVVANMDERKTLTNSEGKTLFVDGFTTSETSRGNATLDGESYTYYFNPFYENVITLYEGNDPTYYVSVNGDKYELIGATIDQEKFAAGTYYSANSTSTTNVIVINEYGFGKLNGATGRFVVDPDDATGSTLIFTGKTNVNYSFKTTKITIVADGVYALSGENKGYYYNGTEAVMAGKSWKDLVFKITTYKGEVVYVLSKSNSYNPTDLIGVVTVTGDFNVVGGIFTVKVGEGQTLSDGKATSFTAKFNRSHGYDGYVLGDGYDGTYTNGSSSIILNGFGGANVNGKEGTYVISGTTLTITIDSTEYVYTIDKENKTYEDEEIEEGDVLAGKTYVGEYNAVDWDTYDELPATVTLAFDGKGNVKMTFVCPTYEGNYHPEYLGTGTYVIDNNEITIKSGTATIVLSMNSDGTLSCSEATYEDEYAFGNFARGEVDFELQ; this is encoded by the coding sequence ATGAGAAAAAAAATAAATAAGAAGAAACTTGTTTTACTTTCTTTGCCAATTGTTACGGCTACTTTAGCTCTTGCTTCTTGTAATAATAAGCAACCATCATCTTCTTCCACCTCTTCATCATCTTCTACTTCTAAACCTTCCACCTCTTCTTCAAGCTCCTCTTCCACTTCTTCTTCAGTTTTACCTGATGTTGAAAGTGTTGTAATTACAGGAAGTGGTGAAAATATTGTCTCTCGTAAGCAAAGTTTACAATTAACAGCTACTGTTGTTGGTAGTACTGAAGATAAATCTGTTACTTGGACTTCTTCTAGCGATAAAGTTTTAGTTTCTGCTGATGGCTTAGTTGAAGTCAAAGATGTTCAAATTGCAGATTCAGTAGCAGTTATTACTGCAACAAGTAATGCTGATTCTTCTAAAAAAGCTGAACTTTCCATCACTATTAAAGCATCAGAAATTGTCATTGGAAAAACTGATACTTCTGTAGAGATTAAAGATAGAGAAGTAGTAGATTTTGATTTTAAGACCTTGTTTAGTTTAACAGTAGATGGCGATAGTTTCCCTGTAACTGATGATATGCTTGATTATAGCGATGTCCAAGAAAAAGAAGGATATTACACTGTTTTATGCTCTTATGGTGGACAAAATGCTTTTTTAACTATTCATGTTTCTAAAACAGTCTATGTTGTTACAAGCTCTGTTGAAAATGTCACTTTAAAAGTTAAAGAAGTTGCTGATTATAATTTTAAAGATTTATTTGTCGTTTCTATCGATGGTGAAAAAACTGATATTTCTGATGAAATGGTAACAAGTGATGTTAAAGCTGAAGTCGGAACATATTCTTACACAGTAACTCTTGGTGACACAAGCAAGACTATTGTAGTTGAAGTTATTGAAGATCATGTAATTGATGTTGTTAATAGCTATAAAACTAAAACTATTACTTTGAGTGAAGTTGAAAATTTTGATGCGACAGAATTATTTAGCTTGACAGTTGATGGCGTAGCTAAAAAAGTTACAGCTAATATGATTGATGTTTCTGGTTTAAAAGCTGAAGAAGGAAAATATCTTGTTACTTTAACTTATAAAGAAGATTCTACAGTCGTTACTTCTTCTGTTGAGGTTGTAGTAGTCGCAGATCATGAATTGGCCTTAAGTGGAAAAAATGTAACTATTTATCCAAATTCTGAAAGACTTGATGTAACATCATTATTCTCTTTGAAAATTGATGGCGTTGAACATAATGAATTGATTTCTCTTTTAGATATAACTGGTTCAATTGATTATTCTCGCTTAGGTGAAAATACACTTACTTTAAATTATGGTGGAAAAACTGCAACTGCTGTTGTTACTATTGCTACCGGAGCTCATCTTGAAGTTACAAAAAGTGATGTCATCATCATTAAAAAAGGAACTTCAATGGATGAATATTCATTTAATAATGATGTAATTTTAATTTCTAATGGTCAACGTTTTGTTGTTGCAAATCGTTATATTGATACTTCAAAGGTTGATTTCTCTGCTGCAGGTAGTTATGAAGTTGTAGTCAAAGTTCCTTATACTCAAGGAAGCACTACTGAAGATGTTACTTTGGTTTTGACTTATGTTGTCCGTCAAAATATTTTTGATATCCGTATCAATCAAGAAGTTATTGATGGTACTAAAGATTTAAGCGATAATGATATTTTAAGTGCTATTACTGTTACAGTTAATAATATTAAACAAAGCTTATATACCGATAAAGATCAAGTCACAAATAATTTGACTACCTATGTTGAAATTGATAAATCAAAAGTTGATTTTTCAAAATCAGGAATATATCCTGTTACCTTAAAAGTATATATTGATGGTAAAGACAGCGAGAATCCAACTGAAGTTTTACTTAGTATCAATGTTGTTTCAAATGTTACTCTTTCTGTTGATAATAGCGCTAAAAACTATGTCTTTGAAGGAGATGTCTTTGATCCAACAACTTTGTTTACAATTAAAGAAGGAGAAGAAAGTGTTTTTGTTACCCGCGATATGATCGAAGGTAAGGTCGATGTTTTCACTCCTGGTTGTTATACTTTAAAGCTTATTTATAAAGGCGAACAAATTGAAAAGAATGTGTTTGTAGTTTCAAAAGATTTCCTTGGAACTTATAAGACTAATATGCGTGGTACAACTACTACAGATACATCTGGTGATGATGAAGATGAAGCTACATCAACTACCACAACAATTAATAGAACATTTGTTTTTGATGGAAATGCAAGCGATGACGTGACTTCTATTTCTGCTGTTGATGAAAATACTCTATTGATCAGATACTTATCTAATGATTTCTATTTCACACAAGAAAATGGTATTGCTGTTCTTCTTCCAGTCAATAGATTGAATATGAAGTTCAATGAAAACAATAGACAATATATCTTTGCCAAAACGGATGTTTATACACTCCTTGGAAAATTGACATTCAACACATCTTCTGAGTATGTCGTTGATAATTCTTCTCCTTGTACATCAATCGATGTTTTAGTTTTAAGAAATGCAGCTGGAGAAAAAGTTTATTATGGTTTAGTTACTGAACTTGCTGAACATACTTCTGCCGATTTCTATTATAGACATTCTTTCGGCAAGGTAACATTCTCTGAAGACTTCGACTTGTCTGTCGGATCTAAAGGAACTGTTAAAGTCAATGATTACAGCATGTATGTTGTGATGAATGATGCGGTTACCGGTAAAAGAACTGATAAAGAAACTACAACTAAAAAATATACTGGAACTTATCAAGGAACAGTAGATAATAAACAAGCTAGCTTAGAAATTACAGCTTCTAATGGTGTATCTTTATATGTTGATGGAAAAGAAGTTGCTGATCTTTCTATAAGTAATATTAATTCTTTAAAATTTGGCGGTTATGATTATGTAAATGATAAGCTATTCATCTATGATACTAACAATTATGAATTTGCTTATAAGATTAATTTAAATACTGCTGATAATACATTTACAGTCGATGAAAAAGATGGATATCAAGGATTATTTGTCAAAGATAATTTAAAGGTTTTCTTAGATGGATATGGAACAGGTATTGTAAAAGCTTCCTCTTCTTATGCAGATGCAGTAAATATTAATTATGTTTATAAATCTGGTTTGATTGAAGTAACTTATGTCAATGTCCGTCCTTCATTTAAATATGGTTCTAGAATGAGCTTATTCATGGATTCATATAAAAATAGTGTTGTTATTGCTGATTCTGATTATTTACCATATGTAAAAATGGAACTTGAATCTCAATATGTCAGCCAAGGCGCTAAAGTTTCAATAAGCGATTATGAAATCAATATGCTTCCAATTAAAGAAGATGCTATTGATGAATTGATCTCTAAGTTTACTATCACAACAGCTGAAGGTACAGTTAAAAATGTCGATGATTATCTTGATTACTCTTTGGTTGATTTCACAAAGGCAGGTTTCTATCTTGTCAGCTTGACAATGGATATCAATGGAAATCCAGTTGTTAAGTATTATACTTTTGAAGTATTAGCACCACTTTATGAGAACAATCCAGTTGTTGGTGAATATATCAATGCTTCAAGTTCTAGCTATACTCTTAGTATTGATAAATTTGGTACAGCTACTTTTAAATATAGTTCGAGTTCATATACCGGAAAAGTTAATATCAATGCTGATTATACTTTTGAAACTGTTTTAACAAAAGTTGGTGGAACAGCTACTGTTACTGTTTCAGGAAGCATGACAGTTGAAGGTGCTTTAGTTATTAAATTATCTGGTGATAAATCACACGATCAAAGATTGTACTTAGATCAAAATGCTGTAACTACAGGAAATAGTCGTACAACTATTATTAAATCCTTTACAAGAAATGGTGTTACAACATACATTTATTGCACATCAGAAACTGATTTAGGTGAAATTGCGGAAGTTAAATTCTTAAATGATAAAACTACATTAGAAAAAGGTGCAATTCTTGAAGTTACTTCTGCTAACCATCATGCTATTGTTAGAGTTGAAAATCTAGGTAATAACTATAGCGGTTTAACTCTTGCTGGAGATGAAAGAGGCTCATATTCTAATGGTAATGATAGTTTGACATTGGATGGTTTTGGCTTAACTTCTTCAACAAGAGGTGTTGCTACTCTCGGTAGTACTTCTTATGATTATTATGTTTCTACAACTGGTTCTAACCTTATTGTTTTATGCAATAGTGGTACTTCAACTGTCAGTGGATATGTTGTTATTGATAAAGAAGCAAATACTTATACTTCTTTAGAAAAGAAATTTGAAAGTCTCGCATATGGTAAGGTTTCTTATTCTAGTGTTGATACCAGTACAACCAGCGATCATTATTTAAGTATTGATGAATATGGTGTTGGTACCTATTACTATGGCAGCACTAAATATGTCGGAAATATAACATCTGTTGATGCTTTAGGAAATATGGTCTTTGAAGGAAGATATGTTTCTTATAGCACTAAAAAGACAATTACTGTTACTTTGACTAAATTAGGAGATTACATCTATCAAACTTCAGTTGTTACTGTGAGTGGAACATCTACCTCTTCTCCAGTTACAAGCTATATCATTCCAACATCTGCTAAGCGTGAAAGTTATTTAGGATATGAAAATGCTAATTATTTAACTCATTATGTTTTAAATGATAAAGATATTTTCTTGTTCTTTAAGACTTCATCTGCTTCTCCATTAGCTTGTAAAGTTACATTATTAAATGATCTTCTTTATACTGAAAAAGGCGCTTTGATCAAAGTTACAAACTTAGATGAAAGTGAAGTATATATCAGTAAAGCGATGATTACTAAATCAACTTCTAATACAAGAATAGGTTATTTGCCAGCAAGTGCTTTGGCTGGAACTTATACTTGTGGTGATACTACATTTACAATTGATGGCTTTGCTAGTATCAAAGCGAATACAACAGGTGTAATTACCATGAATGATGTTGTTGGAACTTATGAGATGATAACTGAAAAAGTAATTAGAGCTACAGTTGGTGAAAATACATATGTTTATACATTGGAAAGCAATAATGTTGCTACTGCTGTTTCTGATACAAGTTATCAAGGAACGCTTCTTGGAACCTTCTCTTGGTTATCAAGCAGTAGTGCTGTTCATGCCTTCACTGTTGATAAATATGGAATTATCAAATGTGAAATAGGTTCTACCACTTATATCGGTATGTTGCCAAGTGGATATTCTGAGGGTGAATTAACTGTTACATTAACTGAAGTTGGTAGTGCTTATGGTTCTACAAAGAAACTCGTTGTTGATATATTAAGCGATGATATTTTGACTATCAATGAAGGCTCTAGTTCCTACTTTTATATCAAAGAAGGAACAACTGGAAAGCTTTATGCTAATGTTTCTTCTTCTAGTACTATCATTTATGAAGTTACAAAAGGCTCGGATAAATTCTACTTATATGCTCCAAGTGATGGAAAAGTAACTTCTGCTATCTCTACTCTTGTCAAGCAAAGTGATTCTAAAGTTGAATTAGGTGAAGTTGGAGCTATATTTGCGATAAATTATGGAAATGAATCTTTAGTTTTTAAATTAGCTTCTGCTGGAAAACTTGTTGTTGCTAATATGGATGAAAGAAAGACTTTGACAAATTCTGAAGGCAAAACATTGTTTGTTGATGGCTTTACAACTAGTGAAACTTCTCGTGGAAATGCAACATTAGATGGTGAAAGTTATACTTATTACTTCAATCCTTTCTATGAAAATGTCATCACATTATATGAAGGAAATGATCCAACATATTATGTTTCTGTTAATGGTGATAAATATGAATTGATCGGTGCTACAATTGATCAAGAAAAATTTGCTGCTGGAACATATTATTCAGCTAATTCCACTTCTACAACAAATGTTATTGTTATCAATGAATATGGCTTTGGTAAACTCAATGGTGCTACAGGTCGCTTTGTTGTCGACCCTGATGATGCAACTGGTTCAACATTGATCTTTACTGGTAAAACAAATGTCAATTATTCATTTAAAACAACAAAGATTACTATAGTTGCTGATGGTGTATATGCCCTTTCTGGTGAAAATAAAGGATATTACTATAATGGTACAGAAGCTGTTATGGCTGGTAAGAGTTGGAAAGATTTGGTCTTTAAGATTACAACTTATAAAGGCGAAGTAGTCTATGTTCTTTCTAAATCAAATAGCTATAATCCAACTGATTTAATCGGTGTTGTCACTGTTACTGGTGACTTTAATGTTGTCGGTGGTATCTTTACTGTTAAAGTTGGTGAAGGACAAACATTAAGT
- a CDS encoding unknown (no significant homology to UniProt), with product MKKITKLLLIPALLGVTLASCNNNNSSSSSSSSSSSSTHSSSSVTSSSSSSSSTSSTLSIKVSITLTAEKTVIDTGSEDKVITVVAEVTTSGTDDKSLLWTTNSDLITVENGVVTYVGTTELVFDQFVSVTATSLADTNVFASITITLKAPTKQGQVGELTSQMIEEIGNSSITVNGELVDFYKDFTLDKTTNNTYYMVTKMEENAWAGEYWIRKNNKDGAHQVNTYKKGVVDGLTDEEGNTGHALDKIYINKDNVATRESDMNTFGSYNLWEQNHLWNHLGNLDINKFTYNSKTGAYDYYIDPTDMDNLYLPTYLSYSLTPLLSDTLLEISLYVEDGHVTRLTGSTEVLYYGSTDGTAETASAASWTTIDLTFADIGTTVVTDPTPYAATKYTEVLAKALEQMKGITNYTFDSVDTSTYSASSSENSYDQSRNSLKKKVLPTSSATGPAGLHGQVTEDAVLLRRSTYYSGGYFDNPYGLSYTGYKQNDDNTYDEFEYSASSKGLVGKKKYEGNISSKLPGFNFAPEVFGFPTVTENEFESTYTFTLRDSVINAAVAKEISSYSNASSASQDVETQLSITVDSEGNLLNTVYPYNISGNYIGYVKTTYSEIGTTKLDEDLFDNYSPRVLPETWDEVSARYETAYGTGYTTGTVADALNYFYGADSSKFPTPSQFRSAFGDSMSVSRDLDYTKDGVGCFSFNITASEDLLNGVRRLTDDNFNYLMDKFAEASGYVKLIDSKHTQTSNSNNRNVTFMDKDSKIMIRFNNIGFKTIYVYCYLPGTWEIA from the coding sequence ATGAAAAAAATCACAAAATTATTATTAATCCCTGCACTCTTAGGTGTTACTTTAGCTAGCTGCAATAATAACAATTCTTCTAGTTCTTCATCAAGTTCTTCTTCTAGTTCTACTCATTCTTCCTCTTCAGTCACTTCTTCCTCTTCTTCATCATCTTCTACTTCTTCTACACTTTCTATTAAAGTCAGCATAACTTTAACTGCTGAAAAAACAGTTATCGATACTGGATCTGAGGATAAAGTTATAACTGTTGTTGCTGAAGTTACTACTTCTGGCACAGATGATAAATCTTTGCTCTGGACTACAAATAGTGATCTTATCACTGTTGAAAATGGTGTTGTTACCTATGTTGGTACTACTGAATTAGTTTTTGATCAATTTGTCAGTGTCACTGCTACTTCTTTAGCTGATACCAATGTATTTGCTTCAATTACTATCACTTTAAAGGCTCCGACAAAACAAGGTCAAGTTGGTGAGTTAACTTCACAGATGATCGAAGAAATTGGTAATTCTTCCATTACAGTAAATGGTGAATTAGTTGATTTTTATAAAGATTTCACTTTAGATAAAACCACTAATAACACTTATTACATGGTTACAAAAATGGAAGAAAATGCTTGGGCAGGCGAATATTGGATCAGAAAAAATAATAAAGATGGCGCCCACCAAGTCAATACTTATAAAAAAGGGGTTGTCGATGGTTTAACTGATGAAGAAGGTAATACCGGACATGCATTAGATAAAATTTATATTAATAAAGATAATGTTGCTACAAGAGAATCAGATATGAATACATTTGGTTCTTATAATTTATGGGAACAAAATCATCTTTGGAATCACTTAGGAAATTTAGATATTAATAAGTTTACTTATAATTCTAAAACAGGTGCTTATGATTATTATATCGATCCAACTGATATGGATAATTTATATTTACCAACATATTTAAGCTATAGTTTAACTCCACTTTTATCAGATACACTTTTGGAAATCAGCTTATATGTTGAAGATGGTCATGTAACAAGATTAACTGGCTCAACAGAAGTTTTGTATTATGGCTCAACAGATGGTACAGCTGAAACTGCTTCTGCTGCTAGTTGGACAACAATTGATTTAACCTTTGCTGATATTGGTACAACAGTTGTTACTGATCCTACACCATATGCTGCAACGAAATATACAGAAGTTTTAGCTAAGGCTCTTGAACAAATGAAGGGTATCACCAACTATACATTTGATTCTGTTGATACTTCGACATATTCTGCTTCTTCTAGCGAAAACAGTTATGATCAATCAAGAAATTCTTTGAAGAAAAAAGTCCTTCCAACTTCTTCCGCTACTGGTCCTGCTGGTCTTCATGGTCAAGTAACAGAAGATGCTGTGTTACTCAGAAGAAGCACTTATTATTCTGGTGGTTATTTTGATAATCCATATGGTTTATCTTATACAGGATATAAGCAAAATGATGATAATACTTATGATGAATTTGAATATAGCGCATCAAGTAAAGGCCTTGTAGGCAAGAAAAAATATGAAGGAAATATTTCTTCTAAACTTCCTGGATTTAACTTTGCTCCAGAAGTATTCGGTTTCCCTACAGTTACTGAAAATGAATTTGAAAGTACTTATACTTTCACTCTTCGTGATTCTGTTATCAATGCTGCAGTAGCTAAAGAAATTTCAAGCTATAGCAATGCCTCTAGCGCTAGCCAAGATGTTGAAACACAACTTTCTATCACTGTTGATTCTGAAGGAAATCTTTTAAATACTGTTTATCCTTATAACATCAGTGGAAATTATATTGGCTATGTTAAAACAACATATTCAGAAATTGGCACAACTAAATTAGATGAAGATTTATTTGATAACTATTCTCCGCGTGTTTTACCAGAAACATGGGATGAAGTAAGTGCTCGTTATGAAACCGCTTATGGTACTGGCTATACTACAGGAACAGTAGCTGATGCTTTAAATTATTTCTATGGTGCTGATAGTTCGAAGTTCCCTACCCCAAGTCAATTCCGTTCAGCTTTTGGGGATTCAATGTCTGTTTCTAGAGATTTAGATTACACAAAAGATGGTGTTGGATGTTTCTCATTTAATATTACAGCTTCTGAAGATTTGTTAAATGGTGTTCGCCGTTTAACCGATGATAATTTCAATTATCTCATGGATAAATTTGCTGAAGCTAGTGGATATGTTAAATTAATAGATTCAAAACACACACAAACTTCTAATAGCAATAATCGCAATGTTACATTTATGGATAAAGATAGCAAGATTATGATTCGTTTCAATAATATTGGATTTAAGACAATATATGTATATTGCTATCTTCCAGGAACTTGGGAGATTGCCTAA
- a CDS encoding unknown (no significant homology to UniProt), which yields MQKKITFGVLFLAFSAILFTSCNNQTTNSSSSSSSSSSSISTSLPSSSSSSSSIPSSSSIKNEISISVSGPKAVRYGNTIELTVNVTGTENKTVIWKKSSDLISISNNIVSVTRQVEEDTEVTITVQPVADLSKEYSFVITVLAPEPDPVLTQGMLDVLKTDKIEFNGTTTIDLYSIASDKYYSTTIVESYTNMKDNFWSAAYANSTTGKTEYLIYENYQGNACQVGLSLMNEESYTPITDDNGLPVKWEDANLYNPLTSLSVENFTYNKESGLFDYNGTNEKLLSQLSSSCTPYEFDAVKFSLRVEYNQITSIVLVTGEDYRVQTGYKAIQTLEAYFNTGDLVKYPYINKYTLEEEHKTLQNALEKMKSLESYTTTVQILTSLATSSAVTYSGYQETITKDAMYYQDLIFDNQGNVTGLSDTGTYGYKKINDNLYNSFGSDANNKHYATREFVGSIDDAKPSFAFSPAIFNPGYKYYQDSKTTVYFSYDAMSKVAETFYKAPGNELCLYGMFATRGYTSSTSSFTPYVVINDEGYITQSYFYSDLGLIKGLFVINYGNFNTASIPDDCDLSFDNRVAPTSWKDVTTLYYPDEGESGVEYPTDEIMTTYLGDENASSIVPYFPEALGDCYGLSSTSIYQLPNSNRAVKAIQVYLDVPLDSNYSIDSSLLALKLYFIEKGFVNDGKGGYTKDGYTLVPVDSDLDLFVYIYKNPTNN from the coding sequence ATGCAAAAAAAAATAACTTTTGGTGTTTTATTTTTAGCTTTTTCAGCTATTTTATTTACATCTTGTAATAATCAAACAACTAATTCTTCAAGTTCTTCATCAAGTTCTTCTTCTAGTATTTCTACTTCACTTCCTTCTTCCAGCAGTTCGAGTTCTTCTATCCCAAGTTCTTCTTCGATCAAGAACGAGATTTCTATTTCGGTTTCTGGACCTAAGGCTGTTAGATACGGCAATACGATAGAATTAACCGTTAATGTTACTGGTACTGAGAACAAAACGGTTATTTGGAAAAAATCTTCTGATTTAATTTCTATCAGCAATAATATTGTTTCTGTCACTCGTCAAGTTGAAGAAGACACTGAAGTAACTATAACTGTTCAACCAGTTGCTGATCTTTCAAAAGAATATTCTTTTGTTATCACTGTTTTAGCCCCTGAACCTGATCCTGTTTTAACTCAAGGTATGTTAGATGTATTAAAGACAGACAAAATTGAATTTAATGGTACAACTACAATTGATCTTTACTCTATAGCTTCTGATAAATATTATAGTACGACAATTGTCGAAAGCTATACAAACATGAAGGATAATTTCTGGTCAGCTGCTTATGCAAATTCTACAACTGGTAAAACAGAATATTTAATTTATGAGAACTATCAAGGCAATGCTTGCCAAGTAGGGCTATCTTTGATGAATGAAGAGAGCTATACTCCGATAACCGATGATAATGGGTTACCAGTAAAATGGGAAGATGCTAATTTGTATAATCCTTTAACTTCTTTATCTGTTGAAAATTTTACTTACAATAAAGAAAGTGGATTATTTGACTACAATGGAACAAATGAAAAATTATTAAGTCAATTATCTTCTAGTTGTACTCCTTATGAATTTGATGCTGTTAAATTTTCTTTAAGGGTTGAATATAATCAAATCACTTCTATTGTTCTTGTAACTGGTGAAGATTATCGTGTTCAAACAGGATATAAAGCTATTCAAACATTGGAGGCTTATTTCAATACAGGAGATCTTGTTAAATATCCTTATATAAATAAATATACTTTAGAAGAAGAACATAAAACTTTACAGAATGCTCTTGAAAAAATGAAGAGTTTGGAAAGTTATACAACAACAGTTCAAATTTTAACTTCTTTAGCAACTTCTTCCGCTGTTACTTATAGCGGCTATCAAGAAACTATTACTAAAGATGCTATGTATTATCAAGATTTGATTTTTGATAATCAAGGTAATGTAACGGGTCTATCTGATACCGGTACTTATGGTTATAAAAAGATAAATGATAATTTATATAATTCTTTTGGAAGTGATGCTAATAACAAGCATTATGCAACTAGAGAATTTGTTGGAAGCATTGATGATGCTAAACCATCATTTGCTTTCTCCCCAGCTATTTTCAATCCTGGATATAAGTATTATCAAGATTCTAAAACTACAGTATATTTTTCTTACGATGCTATGAGTAAAGTTGCTGAAACTTTCTATAAGGCTCCAGGAAATGAACTTTGCTTATATGGAATGTTTGCAACAAGAGGATATACTTCTAGCACTTCTTCCTTTACTCCTTATGTTGTAATTAATGATGAAGGATATATAACTCAATCATATTTCTATAGTGATTTAGGTCTTATTAAAGGCTTATTTGTTATCAATTATGGCAATTTTAATACTGCTTCTATTCCTGATGATTGTGATTTAAGTTTTGATAATCGCGTTGCTCCAACTAGTTGGAAAGATGTTACAACACTTTATTATCCTGATGAAGGAGAATCAGGTGTTGAATATCCGACTGATGAGATTATGACCACATATTTAGGAGATGAAAATGCTAGTTCAATAGTCCCTTATTTCCCTGAAGCTTTAGGCGATTGCTATGGTCTTAGTTCGACAAGTATTTATCAATTACCAAATTCTAATCGTGCTGTTAAAGCTATTCAAGTTTACTTAGACGTTCCACTTGATTCAAATTATAGTATTGATTCTTCTCTTCTTGCTTTAAAGCTTTATTTCATTGAAAAAGGCTTTGTCAATGATGGAAAAGGCGGATATACCAAAGATGGATATACTTTGGTTCCAGTCGACAGTGATTTGGACTTATTCGTATATATTTATAAAAACCCAACCAACAATTAA